The following proteins are encoded in a genomic region of Vicugna pacos chromosome 16, VicPac4, whole genome shotgun sequence:
- the LOC140686281 gene encoding transient receptor potential cation channel subfamily V member 3-like yields MRNNDGLTPLQLAAKMRKAEILKYILSREIKEKRLRSLSRKFTDWAYGPVSSSLYDLTNVDTTTDNSVLEIIVYNTNIDVGLPGGLGKVVGVDPPRQKAWNDSVGFTEQCRACSTSAQGSTLLICTDTLDV; encoded by the exons ATGCGGAACAATGATGGCCTGACGCCGCTGCAGCTGGCCGCCAAGATGCGCAAGGCCGAG ATCCTGAAGTACATCCTCAGCCGTGAGATCAAGGAGAAGCGGCTCCGGAGCCTGTCCAGGAAGTTCACCGACTGGGCCTACGGGCCCGTGTCATCCTCGCTGTACGACCTCACCAACGTGGACACCACGACGGACAACTCGGTGCTGGAAATCATCGTCTACAACACCAACATCGATGTGGGTCTCCCGGGTGGGCTGGGGAAGGTGGTGGGGGTGGACCCACCAAGGCAGAAAGCCTGGAATGACAGCGTCGGGTTCACGGAACAGTGCAGGGCATGCTCCACCAGTGCTCAGGGGTCCACGTTACTAATATGTACAGACACTCTTGATGTGTAA
- the ALOX15 gene encoding polyunsaturated fatty acid lipoxygenase ALOX15 isoform X2 — protein MGLYRVRVSTGSSLCAGSKNWVQLWLVDQHGEAALGSCLWPARGQEREFKVDVPEYLGPLLFVKLRKRHLLQSDAWFCNWISVQGPGASGDEFRFPCYRWVVGDDILSLPEGTGRTVVDDPQDLFKKHREAELAERRKQYRWGNWKEGLILGIAGANLRDLPVDERFLEDKRIDFEASLAKGLADLAIKDALNVLTSWNSLDDFNRIFWCGQSKLAGQAVRDSWKEDALFGYQFLNGTNPMLLRRSVRLPAPLEFPPGMEELQAQLEKELQAGTLFEADFSLLDGIKANVILCSQQYLAAPLVMLRLHSDGKLLPTVIQMRGPSMSAPQRLTLSAQPPTPGSPPPPLFLPTDPLMAWLLAKCWVRSSDFQLHELHSHLLRGHLMAEVIAVATMRCLPSIHPIFKLLIPHLRYTMEINIRARTGLVSDFGVFDQVVSTGGSGHVELLKRAGAFLTYSSFCPPDDLADQGLLGVKSSFYAEDALGLWKIISRYVAGIVSLHYETDESVKEDLELQTWCREITEVGLLGAQDRGFPVSLQSKHQLCHFVTMCIFTCTGQHSSNHLGQLDWYAWVPNAPCTMRLPPPTTKDVTLEVVMATLPNFHQASLQMSITWQLGRRQPIMVALGQHEEEYFSGPEPKAVLKKFREELAALDKDIEIRNAKLDLPYEYLRPSLVENSVAI, from the exons ATGGGTCTCTACCGCGTCCGCGTGTCCACCGGATCCTCGCTCTGCGCCGGCTCCAAAAACTGGGTGCAGCTCTGGCTGGTCGACCAGCACGGGGAGGCGGCGCTCGGGTCGTGCCTGTGGCCGGCGCGGGGCCAG GAGAGGGAATTCAAGGTGGACGTGCCAGAGTACCTGGGGCCGCTGCTGTTCGTGAAGCTGCGCAAAAGGCATCTCCTTCAGAGTGACGCCTGGTTCTGCAACTGGATCTCCGTGCAGGGACCGGGGGCCAGTGGGGATGAGTTCAGATTCCCATGCTACCGCTGGGTGGTGGGCGACGACATCCTGAGCCTGCCCGAGGGCACTG GCCGCACGGTGGTCGATGACCCTCAAGACCTGTTCAAGAAACACAGGGAGGCGGAGCtggcagagagaaggaagcagtACCG GTGGGGTAACTGGAAGGAAGGGTTGATTCTGGGTATCGCCGGGGCCAATCTACGTGACCTCCCTGTAGATGAAAGATTTCTGGAGGACAAAAGAATTGACTTTGAGGCTTCGCTGGCCAAGGG GCTGGCAGACCTAGCTATCAAAGACGCTTTAAATGTTCTGACTAGCTGGAACAGTCTGGATGACTTCAACAGGATTTTCTGGTGTGGCCAGAGCAAGCTGGCTGGTCA AGCGGTGCGGGACTCCTGGAAGGAGGACGCTTTATTTGGGTACCAGTTTCTCAACGGCACCAATCCCATGTTGCTGAGGCGCTCTGTGCGCCTTCCTGCCCCCCTCGAGTTCCCTCCAGGGATGGAGGAGCTGCAGGCCCAGCTGGAGAAGGAGCTCCAG GCAGGCACACTGTTTGAAGCTGACTTCTCGCTGCTGGATGGGATCAAGGCCAACGTCATCCTGTGTAGCCAGCAGTACCTGGCCGCCCCTCTGGTTATGCTCAGACTGCACTCTGACGGGAAGCTCTTGCCCACGGTCATCCAGATGAGAGGACCTAGCATGTCTGCTCCCCAGCGGTTGACCCTCTCTGctcagccccccaccccg GGATCCCCCCCGCCACCGCTTTTCCTGCCCACGGATCCCCTGATGGCCTGGCTCCTGGCCAAATGCTGGGTCCGCAGCTCCGACTTCCAGCTTCACGAGCTGCATTCTCATCTCCTGAGGGGACACTTGATGGCTGAAGTCATCGCCGTGGCCACCATGAGGTGCCTTCCATCCATACATCCCATCTTCAAG CTCCTCATCCCCCACCTGCGATACACCATGGAAATCAACATCCGGGCCAGGACTGGGCTGGTCTCTGACTTTGGAGTTTTTGACCAG GTGGTGAGCACAGGTGGCAGCGGCCACGTGGAGCTGCTCAAGCGAGCGGGAGCCTTTCTAACGTATAGCTCGTTCTGTCCCCCGGATGACCTGGCTGACCAAGGCCTCCTGGGAGTCAAGTCTTCTTTCTATGCCGAAGATGCCCTGGGGCTCTGGAAAATCATCTCTCG CTACGTGGCGGGAATTGTGAGTCTCCACTATGAGACGGACGAGTCTGTGAAAGAGGACCTTGAGCTGCAGACCTGGTGTCGGGAGATCACTGAGGTTGGGCTGCTGGGGGCCCAGGACCGAG GGTTTCCCGTCTCCTTACAGTCCAAGCACCAGCTTTGCCACTTCGTGACTATGTGCATCTTCACCTGCACTGGCCAGCACTCCTCCAATCACCTGGGCCAG CTGGACTGGTACGCTTGGGTCCCTAATGCGCCCTGCACGATGCGGCTGCCCCCGCCAACCACCAAGGATGTGACACTGGAGGTGGTGATGGCAACACTGCCCAACTTTCATCAGGCTTCTCTCCAGATGTCCATCACCTGGCAACTGGGCAGACGCCAGCCCATTATG GTGGCTCTGGGTCAGCATGAGGAGGAGTATTTTTCAGGCCCTGAGCCCAAGGCTGTGCTGAAGAAGTTTAGGGAGGAGCTGGCTGCCCTGGATAAGGACATTGAGATCCGGAACGCAAAGCTGGACTTGCCCTATGAATACCTGCGGCCCAGCCtggtggaaaacagtgtggccaTATGA
- the ALOX15 gene encoding polyunsaturated fatty acid lipoxygenase ALOX15 isoform X1 produces the protein MGLYRVRVSTGSSLCAGSKNWVQLWLVDQHGEAALGSCLWPARGQEREFKVDVPEYLGPLLFVKLRKRHLLQSDAWFCNWISVQGPGASGDEFRFPCYRWVVGDDILSLPEGTGRTVVDDPQDLFKKHREAELAERRKQYRWGNWKEGLILGIAGANLRDLPVDERFLEDKRIDFEASLAKGLADLAIKDALNVLTSWNSLDDFNRIFWCGQSKLAGQAVRDSWKEDALFGYQFLNGTNPMLLRRSVRLPAPLEFPPGMEELQAQLEKELQAGTLFEADFSLLDGIKANVILCSQQYLAAPLVMLRLHSDGKLLPTVIQLELPRKGSPPPPLFLPTDPLMAWLLAKCWVRSSDFQLHELHSHLLRGHLMAEVIAVATMRCLPSIHPIFKLLIPHLRYTMEINIRARTGLVSDFGVFDQVVSTGGSGHVELLKRAGAFLTYSSFCPPDDLADQGLLGVKSSFYAEDALGLWKIISRYVAGIVSLHYETDESVKEDLELQTWCREITEVGLLGAQDRGFPVSLQSKHQLCHFVTMCIFTCTGQHSSNHLGQLDWYAWVPNAPCTMRLPPPTTKDVTLEVVMATLPNFHQASLQMSITWQLGRRQPIMVALGQHEEEYFSGPEPKAVLKKFREELAALDKDIEIRNAKLDLPYEYLRPSLVENSVAI, from the exons ATGGGTCTCTACCGCGTCCGCGTGTCCACCGGATCCTCGCTCTGCGCCGGCTCCAAAAACTGGGTGCAGCTCTGGCTGGTCGACCAGCACGGGGAGGCGGCGCTCGGGTCGTGCCTGTGGCCGGCGCGGGGCCAG GAGAGGGAATTCAAGGTGGACGTGCCAGAGTACCTGGGGCCGCTGCTGTTCGTGAAGCTGCGCAAAAGGCATCTCCTTCAGAGTGACGCCTGGTTCTGCAACTGGATCTCCGTGCAGGGACCGGGGGCCAGTGGGGATGAGTTCAGATTCCCATGCTACCGCTGGGTGGTGGGCGACGACATCCTGAGCCTGCCCGAGGGCACTG GCCGCACGGTGGTCGATGACCCTCAAGACCTGTTCAAGAAACACAGGGAGGCGGAGCtggcagagagaaggaagcagtACCG GTGGGGTAACTGGAAGGAAGGGTTGATTCTGGGTATCGCCGGGGCCAATCTACGTGACCTCCCTGTAGATGAAAGATTTCTGGAGGACAAAAGAATTGACTTTGAGGCTTCGCTGGCCAAGGG GCTGGCAGACCTAGCTATCAAAGACGCTTTAAATGTTCTGACTAGCTGGAACAGTCTGGATGACTTCAACAGGATTTTCTGGTGTGGCCAGAGCAAGCTGGCTGGTCA AGCGGTGCGGGACTCCTGGAAGGAGGACGCTTTATTTGGGTACCAGTTTCTCAACGGCACCAATCCCATGTTGCTGAGGCGCTCTGTGCGCCTTCCTGCCCCCCTCGAGTTCCCTCCAGGGATGGAGGAGCTGCAGGCCCAGCTGGAGAAGGAGCTCCAG GCAGGCACACTGTTTGAAGCTGACTTCTCGCTGCTGGATGGGATCAAGGCCAACGTCATCCTGTGTAGCCAGCAGTACCTGGCCGCCCCTCTGGTTATGCTCAGACTGCACTCTGACGGGAAGCTCTTGCCCACGGTCA TCCAGCTCGAGCTGCCACGCAAGGGATCCCCCCCGCCACCGCTTTTCCTGCCCACGGATCCCCTGATGGCCTGGCTCCTGGCCAAATGCTGGGTCCGCAGCTCCGACTTCCAGCTTCACGAGCTGCATTCTCATCTCCTGAGGGGACACTTGATGGCTGAAGTCATCGCCGTGGCCACCATGAGGTGCCTTCCATCCATACATCCCATCTTCAAG CTCCTCATCCCCCACCTGCGATACACCATGGAAATCAACATCCGGGCCAGGACTGGGCTGGTCTCTGACTTTGGAGTTTTTGACCAG GTGGTGAGCACAGGTGGCAGCGGCCACGTGGAGCTGCTCAAGCGAGCGGGAGCCTTTCTAACGTATAGCTCGTTCTGTCCCCCGGATGACCTGGCTGACCAAGGCCTCCTGGGAGTCAAGTCTTCTTTCTATGCCGAAGATGCCCTGGGGCTCTGGAAAATCATCTCTCG CTACGTGGCGGGAATTGTGAGTCTCCACTATGAGACGGACGAGTCTGTGAAAGAGGACCTTGAGCTGCAGACCTGGTGTCGGGAGATCACTGAGGTTGGGCTGCTGGGGGCCCAGGACCGAG GGTTTCCCGTCTCCTTACAGTCCAAGCACCAGCTTTGCCACTTCGTGACTATGTGCATCTTCACCTGCACTGGCCAGCACTCCTCCAATCACCTGGGCCAG CTGGACTGGTACGCTTGGGTCCCTAATGCGCCCTGCACGATGCGGCTGCCCCCGCCAACCACCAAGGATGTGACACTGGAGGTGGTGATGGCAACACTGCCCAACTTTCATCAGGCTTCTCTCCAGATGTCCATCACCTGGCAACTGGGCAGACGCCAGCCCATTATG GTGGCTCTGGGTCAGCATGAGGAGGAGTATTTTTCAGGCCCTGAGCCCAAGGCTGTGCTGAAGAAGTTTAGGGAGGAGCTGGCTGCCCTGGATAAGGACATTGAGATCCGGAACGCAAAGCTGGACTTGCCCTATGAATACCTGCGGCCCAGCCtggtggaaaacagtgtggccaTATGA